One Arthrobacter sp. B3I4 genomic window, GCCGGCGCGATCTCGGCGGCCACCCCGAAACAGATCAAGGCCGCCGACTTCGGCGGCTGGGGCTACCGCAGCCACGGCGGCACGACGGCGATGCTCGTCGCCAGCGGGCCCGCCGTCGTCGTGGACCGCTCCGACGGCCGCCGCGTGGCAGTCAGCGGCGGCAGCGTGACGGCCGCGGACAACGTGGCGCAGGTGCTCTCCCGGGTGGCGGCCCGGGCCCGCCGCAACGGTGGGACCCCGGTCAGCTGAGCGGGCCGGCGGGACGCGGGCAGGTGTGCGAACCGGCGGGACGCCGCTCCGACAGCCCGAGTAGGCTTGGAGTAACCCTGAACAGCCGCGCCGGAAGTTCTCCGGCGCCCACAGAACGGACCGTCCCCATGGCCTCTGCCCCCGACTTCCCGCGCGTCCACATCGCCACCGACCACGCCGGCATGGAACTCAGCGCCCACCTCGTGGGGCACCTGGGCGCCAAGGGCTACGAGGTAGTCGACCACGGCCCGAAGGTCTATGACGCACAGGATGACTACCCCTCCTTCTGCATCAACGCCGCCCGCGCCGTCGTGGCTGACCTGGCAGCCGGCACCCCGGCCCTCGGCATCGTCCTGGGCGGCTCCGGCAACGGTGAACAGATCGCTGCGAACAAGGTCAAAGGCGTCCGGGCCGCCCTGGCCTGGAACCTCTCCACGGCCAAGCTGGCCCGCGAGCACAACGACGCCAATGTCGTCGCTGTCGGCGGCCGCCAGCACAGCGTTGACGAGGCCACGGAGATCATTGAGGCCTTCCTGAGCGAACCCTTCAGCAACGACGAGCGCCACGTCCGCCGGATCGGCAAGATCGCCGCCTACGAGGCCACCGGCGAGGTTGTCGAGTAGTGCCGGAAGGGCATTCCGTCCACCGGCTGGCCCGGCAGTTCGCGGACGTCTTCGTGGGGGAGCGGCTGGCCGTGTCCAGCCCGCAGGGGCGCTTCGTGCAGGGCGCGGCGCTGCTTGACGGCCACGTCCTCAGCGGGTCCGAGGCGCACGGCAAGCACCTGTTCCTCCGCTTCGAGCACGGCCTGGTGCTGCATGTGCACCTGGGCCTCTACGGCGCCTGGGACTTCGGCGGGGACGCCGGTTTCCGTGGCGCCTCCAGCATCGGCGCGCCCCGCAGAATAGGGGAGCGCGAGGTCTACGACGACGGCGGGGACAGCGAGCACCCGGGGGACGGGGAGTACGCCGGGCCGCCGGCTCCGGTGGGCGCCGTCCGGGTGCGCCTGGCGAGCAGCCGCGGCTGGGCCGACCTCCGCGGGGCCACCACCTGCGAGGCGCTCACCGATGCCGAGGCCGCTGCCGTGACCGCCCGGCTGGGTCCCGATCCGCTGCGGAACCAGCCCGGCGACCGGGACAGCTTTCTCGCGGCCCTGGCGAAGAAGCGCACCCCGCTGGCCACCCTGCTGATGGACCAAAAGGTGATTGCCGGCGTCGGGAACGTCTACCGGGCCGAACTGCTGTTCCGGCAACGGCTGGACCCCTGGCTGCCCGGAACGGCACTGCCGCCTGAAGCGGCCGCGCTGCTCTGGGACGACACGGTTGCCCTGATGTCCGACGGCGTGCGCGACGGCCGGATCATCACCACCCCGGCGCGCTACTGGGCGGACACCGCAGG contains:
- a CDS encoding ribose-5-phosphate isomerase, which produces MASAPDFPRVHIATDHAGMELSAHLVGHLGAKGYEVVDHGPKVYDAQDDYPSFCINAARAVVADLAAGTPALGIVLGGSGNGEQIAANKVKGVRAALAWNLSTAKLAREHNDANVVAVGGRQHSVDEATEIIEAFLSEPFSNDERHVRRIGKIAAYEATGEVVE
- a CDS encoding Fpg/Nei family DNA glycosylase; this translates as MPEGHSVHRLARQFADVFVGERLAVSSPQGRFVQGAALLDGHVLSGSEAHGKHLFLRFEHGLVLHVHLGLYGAWDFGGDAGFRGASSIGAPRRIGEREVYDDGGDSEHPGDGEYAGPPAPVGAVRVRLASSRGWADLRGATTCEALTDAEAAAVTARLGPDPLRNQPGDRDSFLAALAKKRTPLATLLMDQKVIAGVGNVYRAELLFRQRLDPWLPGTALPPEAAALLWDDTVALMSDGVRDGRIITTPARYWADTAGGLPEPEDAHFVYRRQGQACRDCGTAVALTEHGARKLYWCPACQQG